In Amycolatopsis sp. FBCC-B4732, the genomic stretch ACGTCGGCGAGCCCGCCGACGAGGACGAGGCGCTGGACGACGAGGAAGACGAAGACGAGGAAGACGAAGCCGGCGAGTTCGACGAGGGCCCGCACGGCATCAAGACCCGAGGCATCGTCTGCGGCGCCCGCAACTTCACCGAGGGCGACCTGGTCGTCGTCGCGCTGCCGGGCAGCGTCCTGCCCGGCGACTTCGCCATCGCGTCCCGCAAGACGTACGGCCGCGTCAGCGACGGCATGATCTGCTCGGCCCGCGAGCTCGGCCTCGGCGACGACCACACCGGCATCCTCGTGCTGCCCTCGGGCACGGCGAGCCCGGGCGACGACGCCCAGGAACTCCTCGGCCTGAACGACACGGTCATCGAGCTGACCCCGACCCCGGACCGCGGCTACGCGCTCTCGATCCGCGGCCTCGCACGCGAGCTGTCGAACGCGCTGGACGTCCCCTTCGGCGACCCGGCGCTGCTGGAGGTCCCGGCGGCCGAGGGCGACGCCTGGCCGGTCCGCGTCGAAGACCCGGAAGGCTGCCCGCGGTTCGTGCTGCGCCGGGTCACCGGCCTGGACGCGACCGCGCCGACCCCGTGGTGGATGCGCCGACGGCTGATGCTGGCCGGCATCCGGTCGATTTCGCTGGCCGTCGACGTCACCAACTACGTGATGCTCGAGCTCGGCCACCCGCTGCACGCGTTCGCCACCAAGGCCATCCAGGGCGACCTGGTGGTCCGGCGCGCGAAGCCGGGCGAGAAGCTGACCACTTTGGACGACGTCGAGCGCGCGCTCGACCCGGACGACATCGTCATCGCCGACGACAGCGGCGTCATCTCGCTGGCGGGCACGATGGGTGGTGCGAGCACGGAGATCACGACGGAAAGCACCGACGTGCTCCTCGAGGCGGCGCACTGGAACCCGGCCGCGATCAGCCGCACCGCGCGGCGGCACAAGCTGTTCTCCGAGGCCGCCAAGCGCTTCGAGCGGTTCACCGACCCGCAGCTGTGCCCGGCCGCCGTCGAGCTGGCCGCCCGCCTGCTGCGCCAGTACGGCGACGCGTCGATCCGCCCCGGCCGCACCGACGAGGGCTCGGTCGAGCCGAACCCGCCGGTCGTCATGCCGATCAACCTGCCGGACAAGGTCGCGGGCGTGAACTACCAGCGCGGCGTCACGGTCCGCCGCCTCACCCAGATCGGCTGCAAGGTCGCGGTGAGCACGGGCGACGACGGCACCGGCCTGGTCACGGCGGTCCCCCCGAGCTGGCGCGGCGACCTGCGCCAGCCCGCGGACCTCGTCGAAGAGGTCCTGCGGCTGGAGGGCTACGACAGCATCCCGTCGACGCTGCCTGCCGCCCCGGCGGGCCGCGGCCTGACCGACGCCCAGCGGCGCGTCCGGAGCGTTTCCCGTGCGCTCGCCGAGGCGGGCTACATCGAGGTGCGCCCGTTCCCGTTCGTCGGCGACTCGGTGTGGGACGCCTTCGGCCTGCCAGAAGACGACGTCCGCCGCAACGCGGTCGTGGTCCGCAACCCGCTGGAGGCCGACCGCAACCGGCTGGCCACCACACTGCTGCCGGGCCTGCTGGACACGCTGCAACGCAACGTGTCCCGCGGGATGAAGGACGTCTCGCTGTACCACATCGGCCAGGTCGTGCTGCCCGCGCCGAACCCGCTGAAGGTCCCGGACCTCGGCGTCGACCAGCGCCCGAGCGACGAGGAGCTGGCCCTCCTCGAAGCCGCTGTCCCGCAGCAGCCCCTGCACGTCGCGGTGGTCCTCGCCGGCCACCGCCACCGCGCGGGCTGGTGGGGTGCCGGCGAGCCGGCGAGCTGGGCCGACGCGGTCCAGGCCGCCCGCACGATCGCGGAGGCCGCCGGCGTCGAGCTGACGGTCCAGGCAACGGACCTCCCGCCGTGGCACCCGGGCCGCTGCGCCCAGCTGCGCGTCGGCGACTGGCCGATCGGCCACGCCGGCGAGCTGCACCCGAAGGTGGTCGAGGCCCTCGGCCTGCCGCCGCGGACGGTCGCGATGGAGCTGGACCTCGACGCCATCCCGCTCCCGGACGACCGCCCCGCCCCGAGCGTGTCGGGTTACCCGCCGGTGCTCCTCGACGTCGCCCTGGTGGCGAAGTCGGACGTGCCGTCGGCGGACCTCGCGGCGGTGCTGCGCGAGGGAGCGGGCGAGCTCCTCGAGGACATCACGCTGTTCGACGTGTACGCGGGCGAGCAGGTCGGCGAGGGCAAACGTTCCCTGGCGTACAAGCTCCGCTTCCGGGCAGCCGACCGCACCCTGACGGTCGACGAGGCCACGAAGGCCCGCGACGCGGCGGTGGCCGCGGCCAGCGAGCGCTTCGAGGCGGCTCTGCGCGCCTGACGGAACGCACGACGCTGAAGGAGAGGGGCCGGGCAGCCGGCCCTTCTTCGCGTTCCGGCCCAGTCGTGCGCAGGCGCGGCTTGCGTGCTTGCGTTCCGCCGCGGTCGCGCGTGTCGGCTGCTTGGGTGCCCGCATCCAGGCGCGTGGTCGCCGGGCCGCGTCCCGCGGCGATCGCATCGGGCTGCCAGCCGTGCCAACGCGTTCTGGCTCGCGAGGAGCGGTCGCGCGTGGGGGCGCGGCTTGCGTGCTCACGTTCCGCCGCGGTCGCGCGCGTGTCGGCAGCCCGTCGCTTCGCGTTCTGTGCGCGCGGGATTCGCCCCCGCCGGTCAGCCGATGTGCTTGAGCGCCTCCCTCCTCGACAGTCCGGACAGCCCCGGGTGATCGTCCACGAAGGACCGCACCCAGTCCGGCGCCGTCTTCGCGTACTCCCGCAGCGCCCAGCCGATTCCCTTGCGCAGGAAGAACTCCGGCTCGGCGATCGCCGGCTCGATCGCCCGGGTCAGCAGGTCCGTGTCCGTCTCCTCCTTCGCGCCGACCTGGCAGATGATCGCCGTCCGGCGGCGCCAGAGGTCGGGGTCGGCCGCCCACCTCAGCAGCACCGGCGTCAGCCGGGGGCGGTCGGCACGCAGGATCGGGCCGATCCGGCGGATCGCGAGCTCGTCCACGTGGTCCCACCAGGCCCCGCTGACGATCATTTCCTCGTACATCGGCACCAGTTCGGCGTCCTGCCAGCCGCGGTACGCCCGATAGCCGGAAAGATCGATGGCCGCGTAGCGCTCTTCGCGGAATTCGGCAGTCCGCCACAACTCCAGGACGGTCGCTGAATATGTCACTCGATCGGGCAGTATGTGGTCGGCGAGCACCCGCTTGATCAGCACGCTGCGCTGCGGTTTCGCGACCCCGCGGAACGGCATCGCCGACTTCATGTACGCCTGCATCGCGGGCGCTTTCGCCGGGTCGGCCAGCTCCGCCAGCCCGGTGCGGAGCGCCTTGACCAGCCGATCGTCGACGTTCATCCGTCCTCCCTGCGCCTTCCGGCGACCCGCAGCGTACTTCCGGCCACCGACAGTTCCGGGACTCGACGGCGGGCGCAGGTCCCGACGAAAGGCGGATGGCGGAAGTCGCGTCGGTCGACGAGATTGTCCAAGGTTGCCGGTAGTTTCGTCGAAATACGGCGAACTCTGTCGAATGCGGACGAAAAGGACGACTGTGAAAAGAATCGTTGCCGCCGTCGCCGCCGCGGGGCTCGCGGCCGGGCTGATGGCCGCCGCGCCCGCCGCCTCGGCGGATCCCGGGGTGCAGTTCACCCCCGCGCCGATCGCCTGGGGGCCCTGCGCGTCGGCGAGCCTCAAGGCCAACGGCGCCGAGTGCGGCTTCCTCGAGGTGCCGATGGACTACGCGAAGCCGGGCGGGACGAAGGTCTCCGTCGCGGTGTCGCGGATCAAGCACAAGACCGCGCAGTCCCAGGGCATCATGCTGGTGAACCCGGGCGGCCCGGGCGGCTCCGGCCTCGGCCTCTCGGTGCTCGGCAAGTACGTGCCGAACCACGCGGGTGACAACTACGACTGGATCGGCTTCGACCCGCGGGGCGTCGGGTCCAGCAAGCCGTCGATCAGCTGCGACGGGAACTACTTCAGCTACAACCGGCCGGCGTACGTGCCGTCCACGCCGCAGCTGGAGAAGACGTGGCTCGCCCGCTCGAAGGGGTACGCCGACGCGTGCCGCAAGAACGGCGAGATCCTCGACCACATCAAGACGACCGACGTCGCGCAGGACATGGACAGCCTGCGCAAGGCGCTGGGCGAGAAGCAGATCAACTACTACGGCTTCTCCTACGGCACCTACCTCGGCCAGGTGTACAGCACGCTGTACCCGAAGAACGTCCGCCGGATGGTGCTCGACGGCAACGTCGACCCGCGCAAGGTCTGGTACGAGGCCAACCTCGACCAGGACGTCGCGTTCGGCAAGAACATCAAGATCTACTTCGACTGGCTGGCGTCCTACGACAACGTCTACCACCTCGGCAAGACCGGTGGCGCCGTCGAGAAGCTCTGGTACGACACGCAGCGCAAGCTCACCAAGAACCCCGCGGGCGGCGTCATCGGCGGCGACGAGTGGACCGACGTCTTCCTGCAGGCCGGCTACTACGTCTTCGGCTGGGTCGACATGGCCAAGGCCTTCGACGGCTACGTGCACAAGGGTGACTGGCAGACGCTCAAGGCGCTCTACGACAACTCGAACCCGCCGGGCGACGACAACGGCTTCGCCGTCTACCTCGGCGTGCAGTGCACCGACGTGCAGTGGCCGACCAACTGGAACAAGTGGCGCGCCGACAACTGGATCACCTACTTCAAGGCCCCGTTCGAGACCTGGGGCAACGCCTGGTTCAACGCGCCTTGCGTGTTCTGGCCGGCGAAGGCGGGCAAGCCGGTGAACATCGACGGCAGCAAGGTGTCCGGTGCGCTGCTGATCAGCGAAGAGCTCGACGCCGCCACGCCGTACGCCGGCAGCCTCGAGGTCCGCAAGCGGTTCCCGAAGTCGAGCCTGATCAGCGCGCCGGGCGGCACCACGCACGCCGGTTCGCTGTCCGGGGTGTCCTGTGTGGACGACAAGATCGCCGACTACCTGGCCACCGGCACCCTGCCGAAGCGCCAGCCCGGCAACCACTCGGACGTCCAGTGCAGCCCGGTCCCGCCGCCGGTGCCCGACGGTGCCGCCGCGCAGAAGTCGGACAGCTCCGCGAAGGCCGCCCAGGAGAAGCAGAGCACGCTGGCCCAGCTGCTGCACTTCTGAGCGCAAGTCCCACCCGGTGCCCCGGTCCGGCTCGTCCGGACCGGGGCACCGTCTTGTCCGCCGGTGTCTCATCGTCGCCTCCTCGTGACGCGGTGTGGTCGCCTAGCGACGCTAGAGGAGGGGTCCGACAATTTCGGAGCGAAGTCGGCCGTGAGCAGCGCGTGGCCGAAAATTGTCGGGGGTGCGCGCTAGCTTCGGGGCATGTCGATCATCGAAGAGCGCCGGACCGAGATCCGGGCACAGGAAACCACCTACCAGATCGTGGTCGCGACCAGGACGGACCTCGACCGCGCCGAACCGACCCCCAAGGTCATGATCACGCTCGAAGCCGGCGGCCCCGGCGGCGAACCGGTCGCCGAGGGCAGCCTCGACCTGGACGTCGCGGTGGCGGCCACGGTCGCCGACCTGGTCGCCGAGGAGTTGCTCTCCGCGACCGGCGCGGCCCGGCCCCCTCGGCGAAGATCCGCCGGCCGCCCCGCCCAGCAAGGCCGCCCGTGGAACGAGGAGATGGACGCGGAACTGGAGAGCCGCTGGATCGCGGGCGAGAGCGTCGCCGAAATCGCGACGTCGTTCGAGCGCACCCCCGGTGGCATCCGCGCGCGGCTGCCCCGCGTCGGCTGCGACCCGGAGAACCCGGGCTGCTACCTCCCCGTGCCGCCGAGCAGGCGCACGGACCTGGAGGGAGGTGAGCCGAGCTGAACAGCGGCGGCGGGCCGGTCCGCGGTGGGCCGGCCCACCGCCCCGAGCAGGGGAGGAAATCCCGTGCACAGACCATCGAAGAACCGGCGAACCGCGCCGGCGGTCATCGCCTGCCGCGCCCGGCCGCCGCGAGCACAGCACCCGGCCCCTCGCGGTCGGACGGCGTCCCGGTCGGTCCGGGGAGGTGACGCCTGCCGGGGCGAGTGGCCGCGCTCCCCTCGCGGCCGCGCGACATCCCCCTCAACGCGGCAGAGGCTCACCGGCCGCCGCGTGGGCGCGGGCGCCCAGCACCTTCAGGTGCCCGACCAGTTCCGCCGGTTCCTCGACCGTGAACTCACAGCCCAGGCCCAGCAGCCGGAACGCGAGCCAGTCCAGCGTGTCCGCGTGGGTCCGCCACCGGCACCGGCCGTCGCCGAGGTCGGTCAGCTCGCCGGCCGCCACGCCGAGCCGGGCCGCGATCTGCGCCGCCGGTTCGGCCAACACGGCCACCGCGCGGTACGTCGGCGCGAGGTCGTAGAGCCGGTCGAGGACGTAGGCCGCAAGGTCCGCCGCCGGTGGCGGGCGCGGGGTGGTGCGGCCGCCGGTCGCCTGGGCGTCGCGGACGCGGTCGGCGCGGAAGACGCGCCAGTCCGCCCGGTCGAGGTCGTAGGCGACCAGGTACCAGCGGCGCCCCGCCGCGACCAGCCGGAGCGGTTCGGCCCGGCGCCGGGTCTCGGCTCCGTCGTTCGCCCGGTAGCGGAAGCGGACCGTCTCGTGGTTGGTGATCGCACCGGCGAACACGGTCAGCTGCGCGGGGTCGACGACGGGCCCGGTGGCGGGCGCGGCGACCGTCGCCGTGCCGAGCGTGCCCACCCGGCGGCGCAACCGGGCGGGCAGCACCTGCTCCAGCTTGGCCAGCGCCCGCACCGACGCCTCCTCGATCCCGGAAACGGACTGCCCCGCGGCGGTCCGCAGCCCGACGGCGATCGCGACGGCTTCGTCGTCGTCGAGCACCAGTGGCGGCATCGCGGTGCCGGCGACCAGCCGGTACCCGCCCGCGACGCCACGGCTGGCCTCGACCGGGTAGCCGAGCTCGCGCAGCCGGTCGATGTCGCGGCGGATCGTGCGCGGGCTGACCCCGAGCCGGCCGGCGAGTTCGCTGCCCGGCCATTCCCGTGGCGTCTGGAGCAGCGAGAGCAGTCCGAGCAGCCGGGCCGGGGTGTCCGTCATGCGCTCAGCATCCCAAGGTGGCGGGCACCACTTCCCGGTAAACCTGTTTGTTTAGCCTTGCAAGGGCGTGCATAATCATGCGTATGACGGTGAACATCGCGGTGGCCGGAGCCAGCGGGTACGCGGGCGGCGAGCTGCTGCGCCTGCTCCTGACCCATCCCGAGGTGCGGATCGGCGCGCTCACGGCCGCCAGCAGCGCGGGCACCAGACTCGGCGTCCACCAGCCGCACCTCGTCCCGCTCGCCGACCGCGTCCTCGCCGAGACGACGCCGGAAACCCTCGCCGGCCACGACGTCGTCTTCCTGGCGCTGCCCCACGGCCACTCCGCCGAGATCGCGGCGCAGCTCGGCCCGGACGTCCTGGTCGTCGACCTCGGCGCCGACCACCGCTTGGCCGACCCGGCCGACTGGCAGCGCTGGTACGGCGGCGAGCACGCCGGCCAGTGGCCGTACGGCCTGCCGGAACTGCCCGGCGCCCGCGAGCGGCTCACCGGCACCAAGCGCGTCGCCGTGCCCGGCTGCTTCCCGACCGGCGGCTCGCTGGCCCTCGCGCCCGCCTTCACCGACGGGCTGATCGAGCCGGACGTCACGGTCGTCGCGGTCACCGGCACCTCCGGCGCGGGCAAGAGCCTGAAACCGAACCTGCTCGGCTCCGAGGTGATGGGCTCGGCGAGCGCGTACGGCGTCGGCGGCGCCCACCGCCACACCCCGGAGTTCGCGCAGAACCTCTCGGCCGTCGCGGGGGAGCGGGTCACCGTGTCCTTCACCCCGGTCCTCGCGCCGATGCCCCGCGGCATCCTCACCACGGCGAGCGCGCCGCTGAAGGGTGACGTCGGCGAAGCCGCGGTCCGCGAGGCCTACGAGAAGGCCTACGACGCCGAACCGTTCGTCCAGCTGCTGCCCGCCGGCGCCTGGCCGACCACCGCGTCGACGCTCGGCTCGAACAACGTCCAGCTGCAGGTCGCGGTCGACACCGGCGCCCGGCGGCTGGTCGTCGTCGCCGCGATCGACAACCTGACCAAGGGCACCGCGGGCGGTGCCGTCCAGTCGATGAACCTGGCCCTCGGCCTCCCGGAAACCACCGGGCTTCCCACCGTAGGAGTGGCACCGTGACCGTCACCGGCCCCCAGGGCTTCCGCGCCGCCGGCGTCGCCGCCGGGATCAAGGCTTCCGGCGCGCTCGACCTCACGCTGGTCGTCAACGACGGCCCGCTGGACGTCGCGGCCGGCGTGTTCACCCGCAACGTCATCAAGGCCGCACCGGTGCTGTGGTCGCAGGAAGTGCTCAAGCAGCAGCGGCTCAAGGCCGTCGTGCTCAACTCGGGCGGCGCCAACGCGGCCACCGGGCCCGGCGGCTTCCAGGACACCCACGCCACCGCCGAAAAAGTCGCCGAAGTCCTGCAGGCCGGCGCGATCGAAGTGGCTGTCTGCTCGACCGGCCTGATCGGCGAACGGCTGCCGATGCCCGCGGTCCTGTCCGGCGTGGAGTCCGCGTTCAAGGCACTCGACGCGAGCGCCGAAGCGAGCCTGAACGCCGCCACCGGCGTGATGACCACCGACTCGAAACCGAAGCAGGCCTTCGCGAAGCACGACGGCGGCTGGAGCGTCGGCGGCTTCGCCAAGGGCGCCGGCATGCTCGCGCCGAACCTCGCCACCATGCTCTCGGTTCTGACCACCGATGCCGTGGTGGACAAGGAAACCCTCGACCGGGCCCTGCGCGCGGCGACCCGCGTGACCTTCGACCGGCTCGACGTCGACGGCGGCACGTCCACCAACGACACCGTGCTGGTGCTGGCGTCCGGCGCGAGCGGGGTCGAGCCCACCGAGCTGGAGCTCACCGAACTGCTCACCAAGGTCGGCCTCGACCTCGTGCTGCAGCTGCGCGCGGATTCCGAGGGCGCGACGAAGGACGTCAACATCACCGTCCAGGGCGCGGACTCCGAGACCGACGCGATCGCGGTCGCCCGCACGATCGCCGAGGACAACCTGGTCAAGACCGCGCTCTTCGGCTCCGACCCGAACTGGGGCCGGATCGCCATGGCGCTGGGCCGCGTCCCGGCCCGGATCGACCCGGAGACGGTGTCGATCACGATCAACGGTGTCACCCTGTTCGCCCAGGGCATGCCGGCCGCCGACCGGACGGCGGCGGACCTCACCGCACGGGAGATCGAAATCGTCGTCGACCTCGGCGTCGGCACCGAAGCGGCCACCATCTACACCACGGATCTTTCGCACGGTTACGTCGAAGAGAACAGCGCGTACTCCTCATGAACCAGGAGGCTCTGATTTCCGCGGACGAGAGGTTGGCGACGGCGGCCGAGAAGGCCGGGGTCCTCATCGAAGCACTGCCCTGGCTGCAACGCTTCCACGGTGCCACCGTCGTGGTGAAGTACGGCGGCAACGCCATGATCGACGACCAGCTGAAGGCGGCCTTCGCCGAGGACATGGTGTTCCTGCGCCTGGCCGGCCTGCGCCCGGTCGTCGTCCACGGCGGCGGGCCGCAGATCACCGCGATGCTCACCCGCCTCGGCGTCGAAGGCGAGTTCAAGGGCGGCCTCCGGGTCACCACGCCGGAAACGATGGACATCGTCCGGATGGTGCTCACCGGCCAGGTCAGCCGCGAGCTCGTCGGGCTGATCAACGCGCACGGGCCGTACGCGGTCGGCATCTCCGGCGAAGACGCGCGGCTGTTCACCGCCGAGCGCAAACAGGCCACTGTGGACGGTGAGCAGGTCGACATCGGGCTCGTCGGCGAGGTCGCCGAGGTCAACCCGGACGCGGTGCTCGACATCGTCAACGCCGGGCGCATCCCGGTGGTCTCCACGGTGGCCCCGGACGTCGACGGCGTCGTGCACAACGTCAACGCCGACACCGCGGCGGGCGCGCTCGCGGCGGCGCTGGGTGCCGAAAAGCTGGTGGTGCTCACCGACGTCGAAGGCCTGTACGCGAACTGGCCCGACCGGTCGTCGCTGATCGACCGCATCCGCGTCGACCACCTCGAACCGATGCTGCCCGGCCTGGCCAGCGGGATGATCCCGAAGATGGAGGCGTGCGTGCGCGCCATCCGCGGCGGCGTGCGCCGGGCGCACGTGATCGACGGCAGGCTCGCCCACTCGGTGCTGCTCGAGGTCTTCACCTCGCGGGGCATCGGCACCATGGTCTTCCCCGAAACGGAGCTCCCGTGACCGACATCGAGTCCAACGCCGACGGCCGGCAGCACTGGCAGTCCGCCCTGATGGACAACTACGGCACCCCGGCGCTGACG encodes the following:
- the pheT gene encoding phenylalanine--tRNA ligase subunit beta, which produces MRVPVSWLTEHLDLTEEITPQDLADAFVRIGVEVDDLSELGPVTGPLVVGRVAEIEELTEFKKPVRFCRVDVGEPADEDEALDDEEDEDEEDEAGEFDEGPHGIKTRGIVCGARNFTEGDLVVVALPGSVLPGDFAIASRKTYGRVSDGMICSARELGLGDDHTGILVLPSGTASPGDDAQELLGLNDTVIELTPTPDRGYALSIRGLARELSNALDVPFGDPALLEVPAAEGDAWPVRVEDPEGCPRFVLRRVTGLDATAPTPWWMRRRLMLAGIRSISLAVDVTNYVMLELGHPLHAFATKAIQGDLVVRRAKPGEKLTTLDDVERALDPDDIVIADDSGVISLAGTMGGASTEITTESTDVLLEAAHWNPAAISRTARRHKLFSEAAKRFERFTDPQLCPAAVELAARLLRQYGDASIRPGRTDEGSVEPNPPVVMPINLPDKVAGVNYQRGVTVRRLTQIGCKVAVSTGDDGTGLVTAVPPSWRGDLRQPADLVEEVLRLEGYDSIPSTLPAAPAGRGLTDAQRRVRSVSRALAEAGYIEVRPFPFVGDSVWDAFGLPEDDVRRNAVVVRNPLEADRNRLATTLLPGLLDTLQRNVSRGMKDVSLYHIGQVVLPAPNPLKVPDLGVDQRPSDEELALLEAAVPQQPLHVAVVLAGHRHRAGWWGAGEPASWADAVQAARTIAEAAGVELTVQATDLPPWHPGRCAQLRVGDWPIGHAGELHPKVVEALGLPPRTVAMELDLDAIPLPDDRPAPSVSGYPPVLLDVALVAKSDVPSADLAAVLREGAGELLEDITLFDVYAGEQVGEGKRSLAYKLRFRAADRTLTVDEATKARDAAVAAASERFEAALRA
- a CDS encoding DNA alkylation repair protein, which codes for MNVDDRLVKALRTGLAELADPAKAPAMQAYMKSAMPFRGVAKPQRSVLIKRVLADHILPDRVTYSATVLELWRTAEFREERYAAIDLSGYRAYRGWQDAELVPMYEEMIVSGAWWDHVDELAIRRIGPILRADRPRLTPVLLRWAADPDLWRRRTAIICQVGAKEETDTDLLTRAIEPAIAEPEFFLRKGIGWALREYAKTAPDWVRSFVDDHPGLSGLSRREALKHIG
- a CDS encoding alpha/beta hydrolase, translated to MKRIVAAVAAAGLAAGLMAAAPAASADPGVQFTPAPIAWGPCASASLKANGAECGFLEVPMDYAKPGGTKVSVAVSRIKHKTAQSQGIMLVNPGGPGGSGLGLSVLGKYVPNHAGDNYDWIGFDPRGVGSSKPSISCDGNYFSYNRPAYVPSTPQLEKTWLARSKGYADACRKNGEILDHIKTTDVAQDMDSLRKALGEKQINYYGFSYGTYLGQVYSTLYPKNVRRMVLDGNVDPRKVWYEANLDQDVAFGKNIKIYFDWLASYDNVYHLGKTGGAVEKLWYDTQRKLTKNPAGGVIGGDEWTDVFLQAGYYVFGWVDMAKAFDGYVHKGDWQTLKALYDNSNPPGDDNGFAVYLGVQCTDVQWPTNWNKWRADNWITYFKAPFETWGNAWFNAPCVFWPAKAGKPVNIDGSKVSGALLISEELDAATPYAGSLEVRKRFPKSSLISAPGGTTHAGSLSGVSCVDDKIADYLATGTLPKRQPGNHSDVQCSPVPPPVPDGAAAQKSDSSAKAAQEKQSTLAQLLHF
- a CDS encoding helix-turn-helix domain containing protein, yielding MSIIEERRTEIRAQETTYQIVVATRTDLDRAEPTPKVMITLEAGGPGGEPVAEGSLDLDVAVAATVADLVAEELLSATGAARPPRRRSAGRPAQQGRPWNEEMDAELESRWIAGESVAEIATSFERTPGGIRARLPRVGCDPENPGCYLPVPPSRRTDLEGGEPS
- a CDS encoding YafY family protein; its protein translation is MTDTPARLLGLLSLLQTPREWPGSELAGRLGVSPRTIRRDIDRLRELGYPVEASRGVAGGYRLVAGTAMPPLVLDDDEAVAIAVGLRTAAGQSVSGIEEASVRALAKLEQVLPARLRRRVGTLGTATVAAPATGPVVDPAQLTVFAGAITNHETVRFRYRANDGAETRRRAEPLRLVAAGRRWYLVAYDLDRADWRVFRADRVRDAQATGGRTTPRPPPAADLAAYVLDRLYDLAPTYRAVAVLAEPAAQIAARLGVAAGELTDLGDGRCRWRTHADTLDWLAFRLLGLGCEFTVEEPAELVGHLKVLGARAHAAAGEPLPR
- the argC gene encoding N-acetyl-gamma-glutamyl-phosphate reductase — its product is MTVNIAVAGASGYAGGELLRLLLTHPEVRIGALTAASSAGTRLGVHQPHLVPLADRVLAETTPETLAGHDVVFLALPHGHSAEIAAQLGPDVLVVDLGADHRLADPADWQRWYGGEHAGQWPYGLPELPGARERLTGTKRVAVPGCFPTGGSLALAPAFTDGLIEPDVTVVAVTGTSGAGKSLKPNLLGSEVMGSASAYGVGGAHRHTPEFAQNLSAVAGERVTVSFTPVLAPMPRGILTTASAPLKGDVGEAAVREAYEKAYDAEPFVQLLPAGAWPTTASTLGSNNVQLQVAVDTGARRLVVVAAIDNLTKGTAGGAVQSMNLALGLPETTGLPTVGVAP
- the argJ gene encoding bifunctional glutamate N-acetyltransferase/amino-acid acetyltransferase ArgJ, encoding MTVTGPQGFRAAGVAAGIKASGALDLTLVVNDGPLDVAAGVFTRNVIKAAPVLWSQEVLKQQRLKAVVLNSGGANAATGPGGFQDTHATAEKVAEVLQAGAIEVAVCSTGLIGERLPMPAVLSGVESAFKALDASAEASLNAATGVMTTDSKPKQAFAKHDGGWSVGGFAKGAGMLAPNLATMLSVLTTDAVVDKETLDRALRAATRVTFDRLDVDGGTSTNDTVLVLASGASGVEPTELELTELLTKVGLDLVLQLRADSEGATKDVNITVQGADSETDAIAVARTIAEDNLVKTALFGSDPNWGRIAMALGRVPARIDPETVSITINGVTLFAQGMPAADRTAADLTAREIEIVVDLGVGTEAATIYTTDLSHGYVEENSAYSS
- the argB gene encoding acetylglutamate kinase, which gives rise to MNQEALISADERLATAAEKAGVLIEALPWLQRFHGATVVVKYGGNAMIDDQLKAAFAEDMVFLRLAGLRPVVVHGGGPQITAMLTRLGVEGEFKGGLRVTTPETMDIVRMVLTGQVSRELVGLINAHGPYAVGISGEDARLFTAERKQATVDGEQVDIGLVGEVAEVNPDAVLDIVNAGRIPVVSTVAPDVDGVVHNVNADTAAGALAAALGAEKLVVLTDVEGLYANWPDRSSLIDRIRVDHLEPMLPGLASGMIPKMEACVRAIRGGVRRAHVIDGRLAHSVLLEVFTSRGIGTMVFPETELP